The following are encoded in a window of Carya illinoinensis cultivar Pawnee chromosome 15, C.illinoinensisPawnee_v1, whole genome shotgun sequence genomic DNA:
- the LOC122296607 gene encoding sugar transporter ERD6-like 6: MSFRDESDDGKDLRKPFLHTGSWYRMGSRQSSMMGSSQAIRDSSISVVACVLIVALGPIQFGFTSGYSSPTQSAITEDLGLSVSEYSIFGSLSNVGAMVGAIASGQISEYIGRKGSLMIAAIPNIIGWLAISFARDVSFLYMGRLLEGFGVGIISYTVPVYIAEIAPQNLRGALGSVNQLSVTIGIMLAYLLGLFVQWRILAILGILPCTILIPGLFFIPESPRWLAKMGMTEEFETSLQVLRGFDTDISTEVNDIKRSVASTSRRSTIRFAELKQRRYWLPLMIGIGLLLLQQLSGINGVLFYSSTIFASAGVTSSNVATFGLGAVQVIATGVTTWLADKAGRRLLLIISSSGMTVSLLIVAVSFFVRDFVSDDSTLYSVTSITSVVGVVAMVVTFSLGVGAIPWLIMSEILPINIKGLAGSVATLGNWFMAWVVTLTANMLLEWSGAGTFTIYMILCAFTLAFVIIWVPETKGRTLEEIQWSFR, translated from the exons atgagtttCAGGGATGAGAGCGACGATGGGAAGGATCTTAGGAAGCCGTTCCTACACACGGGTAGCTGGTACCGTATGGGGTCGAGGCAGTCCAGTATGATGGGCTCATCCCAGGCCATTCGTGACAGCTCCATATCTGTCGTCGCCTGTGTTTTGATCGTCGCTTTGGGCCCTATCCAGTTCGGTTTCACt TCTGGGTATTCATCCCCTACACAATCAGCAATCACTGAGGATCTTGGACTTTCGGTTTCGGAG TATTCTATATTCGGCTCTCTGTCCAATGTGGGAGCAATGGTTGGGGCAATAGCAAGCGGTCAGATTTCAGAGTATATTGGGCGAAAAGGG TCTCTAATGATTGCCGCTATTCCTAATATTATCGGGTGGCTTGCCATATCATTTGCGAGA GATGTTTCATTTCTCTACATGGGAAGGCTGCTGGAAGGGTTTGGTGTAGGAATTATATCTTATACG GTCCCTGTATACATAGCTGAGATAGCACCTCAAAACTTGAGGGGGGCTCTGGGTTCAGTGAACCAG CTCTCAGTCACCATTGGAATAATGCTGGCTTATCTGCTGGGACTTTTCGTCCAATGGAGAATACTAGCAATTTTGG GTATACTGCCATGTACGATATTAATACCTGGTCTTTTTTTCATCCCAGAATCCCCTAGATGGctg GCAAAAATGGGTATGACAGAAGAATTCGAAACTTCTTTGCAAGTTCTCCGTGGCTTTGATACTGATATTTCCACTGAAGTAAATGACATCAAG AGATCTGTAGCATCAACAAGTAGAAGGTCGACTATCCGGTTTGCAGAACTCAAACAAAGAAGATATTGGCTTCCTTTGATG ATTGGAATTGGATTACTTCTTCTGCAACAGCTTAGTGGAATCAATGGTGTCCTGTTCTATTCCAGTACCATCTTTGCATCTGCTG GGGTTACATCAAGCAATGTGGCTACGTTTGGACTTGGTGCTGTTCAG GTCATTGCCACTGGAGTGACTACATGGTTGGCAGACAAAGCAGGCCGCCGGCTTCTTCTTATT ATTTCTTCCTCTGGAATGACTGTTAGCCTCCTAATTGTTGCAGTGTCATTCTTTGTGAGG GATTTTGTGTCGGATGATTCTACTTTATACAGTGTAACGAGTATCACGTCGGTGGTTGGAGTTGTG GCAATGGTAGTTACCTTCTCTCTGGGGGTTGGAGCCATTCCGTGGCTTATAATGTCAGAG ATCCTTCCAATCAATATTAAGGGTCTTGCTGGTAGTGTAGCAACACTTGGCAACTGGTTCATGGCCTGGGTGGTTACGTTGACTGCAAACATGCTCTTAGAATGGAGTGGTGCAG
- the LOC122295884 gene encoding protein RADIALIS-like 6, with amino-acid sequence MASSCPFTSSCGSNCSSNSTWTPKQNKQFEKALALYDKDTPDRWQNVAKAVGGKSAEEVREHYEILVQDLIKIESGQVPLPNYKTPGSNSRSGSGDEQRGMKNLRLY; translated from the exons atggCATCCAGCTGCCCTTtcacttcttcatgtggttccAATTGCTCGAGTAACAGCACTTGGACGCCAAAGCAAAATAAGCAGTTTGAGAAGGCTCTTGCTTTGTATGACAAGGACACCCCAGACCGTTGGCAGAATGTGGCCAAGGCTGTGGGTGGGAAATCTGCAGAGGAAGTGAGAGAGCACTACGAGATCCTTGTGCAGGATCTGATCAAGATAGAATCAGGTCAAGTTCCTCTTCCCAATTACAAGACCCCTGGGAGCAACAGTAGATCAGGATCTGGCGATGAGCAGAG GGGCATGAAGAATCTAAGGCTCTACTAG